One genomic region from Flagellimonas oceani encodes:
- a CDS encoding 2TM domain-containing protein, producing MEIVMENVNKEKYNRAKKRVDELKGFYIHLAIYIVINAFILVNIYLRNDNFWSWEHFITLIAWGVGLLFHASKTFGFNPFLSKDWEERQIQKYMDEDKEEMNKYK from the coding sequence ATGGAAATAGTCATGGAAAACGTCAATAAAGAAAAGTACAATAGGGCTAAAAAAAGAGTCGATGAACTCAAGGGGTTTTATATCCATTTGGCCATTTATATAGTGATAAACGCCTTTATTTTGGTGAACATATACTTAAGAAACGATAATTTTTGGAGTTGGGAGCATTTCATCACCTTAATTGCTTGGGGCGTGGGGTTGTTGTTCCACGCATCAAAAACCTTTGGGTTCAATCCTTTTTTGAGCAAGGATTGGGAGGAACGTCAAATACAAAAGTATATGGACGAGGACAAAGAAGAAATGAACAAGTACAAGTAA
- a CDS encoding LETM1-related biofilm-associated protein: MNPSASGWINKFGHLVDQESSAFEDFDSLYRELKTNGFIYGVHLSIPSFIEVEHTLSEDEIAKINLLTALYYTYTFEAGKTDFEAFVNKVFEYYQSLNVSKISFLSKILSGSKTISQLEKLIDSRIYLSDNTFSRALGNSLTNSLLYVDILIFKIYLRGDKNMMQHAQLLEYVTINIVYHALNSKETHESDAKLIQLLGSSLTYVDLDNAKFEGEYSDLLNQNFTKNEKDYFLDMACLTIWEDKLLDYSETDYIFGLGKDLGKTKKEVEFELDFVMNFFELNKEKVAYLNNKNLAVQFYDGMSKNVSKLILRNSKRLKKELSQSRELVTLLSKSTVKDLNDEEKKKVQNQLLDIFKSIPSLAIFMLPGGAILLPIFIKLIPKLLPSAFDDNRVEEK, translated from the coding sequence ATGAACCCTTCCGCTTCTGGCTGGATCAACAAGTTTGGTCATCTAGTAGATCAAGAATCTTCCGCTTTTGAAGACTTTGACAGTTTGTACAGAGAACTCAAAACGAATGGTTTTATATATGGGGTCCATTTGAGCATCCCATCTTTTATAGAAGTGGAACACACTTTGAGCGAGGACGAGATTGCCAAGATCAACCTGCTCACCGCATTGTATTACACCTACACATTTGAGGCTGGAAAGACCGATTTCGAGGCCTTTGTCAATAAAGTATTCGAGTACTACCAATCTTTAAATGTGAGCAAAATCTCGTTTTTGAGCAAGATATTGAGCGGCTCAAAAACCATTTCACAGCTGGAAAAGTTAATCGACTCCAGAATCTATTTGAGCGATAACACGTTTAGCAGGGCCTTGGGAAATAGTTTGACGAATTCACTGCTTTATGTGGACATACTCATCTTCAAAATATATTTGAGAGGTGACAAAAATATGATGCAGCACGCACAGCTCTTGGAGTATGTCACCATCAATATTGTGTACCATGCCCTCAACTCCAAGGAGACCCATGAATCGGATGCCAAATTGATTCAATTATTGGGTTCCTCGCTCACCTATGTAGATCTTGACAATGCAAAATTTGAGGGTGAATATTCCGATTTATTGAACCAAAACTTTACCAAAAACGAGAAGGATTATTTTCTGGATATGGCCTGCTTAACGATATGGGAGGACAAGCTATTGGACTACTCCGAAACGGACTATATTTTTGGTCTCGGAAAGGACCTCGGAAAGACCAAAAAAGAGGTGGAATTTGAGCTCGATTTTGTGATGAACTTCTTTGAGTTGAACAAGGAGAAAGTTGCCTACTTGAACAACAAAAATTTGGCCGTTCAATTCTATGATGGAATGTCCAAAAATGTGAGCAAATTAATTCTCAGAAATAGCAAAAGATTAAAAAAAGAGCTTTCACAAAGTAGAGAATTGGTTACGCTTTTATCCAAGTCGACCGTGAAAGATTTGAACGATGAAGAGAAGAAAAAAGTCCAAAACCAACTTCTTGATATTTTTAAAAGCATTCCTTCCTTGGCCATTTTTATGCTGCCTGGAGGAGCGATTCTTCTCCCCATTTTTATTAAATTGATACCCAAACTTCTTCCATCCGCTTTTGACGACAACCGAGTGGAGGAAAAATAG
- a CDS encoding LytR/AlgR family response regulator transcription factor, with protein sequence MNVLIIEDEKPAARRLSRLLSELEMEVSTMLHSVEESIAWFRENPHPDLIFLDIQLSDGLSFEIFDEVEVKSAIIFTTAYDEYALQAFKLNSIDYLLKPIDEEELESAVKKYRNFKPENQKIPIDFNDIKKLLVNPLEREFKKRFTARVGQHLKIINADEVECFYSENKGTYAATSDGRNYLLDTTLEQLEEELEPQTFFRVSRKFYVNINHIGDIISYTNSRLQIKLKRFDEHEVIVSRERVRDFKLWLE encoded by the coding sequence ATGAATGTCCTGATCATTGAAGACGAAAAACCAGCGGCAAGAAGATTGTCCAGATTGCTCTCCGAACTGGAAATGGAGGTTTCCACCATGTTGCATTCCGTAGAAGAATCCATTGCATGGTTTCGGGAAAATCCGCACCCCGATCTGATCTTTTTGGACATCCAATTATCCGATGGACTTTCCTTTGAAATTTTTGATGAGGTCGAGGTGAAAAGTGCCATTATTTTTACCACTGCTTATGACGAATATGCCCTCCAAGCATTCAAGTTAAACAGCATTGATTATTTGTTGAAACCAATAGACGAAGAGGAGCTGGAAAGTGCGGTAAAAAAGTACCGGAATTTTAAACCTGAAAACCAAAAGATCCCCATCGATTTTAACGACATAAAAAAGCTTTTGGTGAACCCTCTGGAACGCGAATTCAAGAAGCGGTTTACAGCCAGGGTAGGGCAACACTTAAAAATTATAAACGCCGACGAGGTGGAATGTTTTTACAGTGAGAACAAAGGTACCTATGCCGCTACTTCGGACGGAAGAAATTATTTGTTGGACACTACCTTGGAACAGTTGGAGGAAGAGTTGGAGCCACAGACATTTTTTAGGGTAAGTCGAAAGTTCTATGTGAACATCAATCACATAGGGGACATCATTTCATACACAAATTCAAGGCTTCAGATCAAGTTAAAACGCTTTGATGAGCATGAGGTGATCGTGAGCAGGGAACGTGTAAGGGACTTTAAGTTATGGTTGGAGTAA
- a CDS encoding tetratricopeptide repeat protein, translating to MKATGQYICLFLSMIFLMSCGQDQYVFKTNRQDYDYFLTSGPLGVKPVGLQFEARTDSPQLPTLWNLANENIQVFKETGDIKFLKNAEETLKKAVSVATVEKSAYLRALARNYMLQHRFKEALALAEDARDLDTDVRATQSLLFDLHMELGNYHLANKYLDSIKDESSYEYVVRLAKWADHKGNLGTAIQLMEDATAKAKISQNEDLILSSYTNLANYYGEAGRIEEAYDLYLKALKIDSNNVNAKRGIAWIVYSYERNGKEALRILDSITQKNKSPEHYLFKAEVAAFINDDMLRVQALDDYYKMVGRNTDYGDMYNAHNVDFLLSMDVEQRAYKLAQEEVSIRPTPDSYAWLAYSLLHLGEEQKAMEVIDRHVINATFEPAILQRAAEIYKANGKEGKVRELKKKLMGATFELGPIKEAEVASL from the coding sequence ATGAAAGCAACAGGACAGTATATATGTTTATTTCTTAGCATGATTTTTCTGATGTCGTGCGGGCAAGACCAGTATGTATTTAAGACCAACAGACAGGATTATGATTATTTTTTGACATCGGGTCCGTTGGGGGTAAAACCCGTTGGTCTTCAGTTTGAGGCAAGAACGGACAGTCCCCAATTACCTACGTTGTGGAACTTGGCCAATGAGAATATTCAGGTTTTTAAGGAGACGGGCGATATCAAATTTTTGAAAAATGCGGAGGAGACCCTTAAAAAGGCAGTGAGTGTTGCCACAGTTGAAAAATCGGCATACTTAAGAGCGTTGGCCAGAAACTACATGTTACAGCACAGGTTTAAGGAGGCTTTGGCCTTGGCGGAAGATGCAAGGGACCTGGATACCGATGTAAGGGCAACGCAAAGTTTACTTTTTGACCTGCACATGGAACTTGGCAATTATCATCTCGCGAACAAATATTTGGATAGCATAAAGGATGAGTCCAGCTATGAGTATGTGGTACGGTTGGCCAAGTGGGCCGATCATAAGGGAAATTTGGGTACGGCAATTCAACTTATGGAAGATGCAACCGCAAAGGCCAAAATTTCGCAGAATGAAGATCTGATATTGTCATCCTATACCAATTTGGCGAACTATTACGGTGAAGCTGGCCGTATCGAGGAGGCTTATGACCTATATCTGAAAGCACTCAAAATTGATTCGAACAATGTAAATGCAAAAAGGGGTATTGCTTGGATCGTATACTCTTATGAAAGAAATGGTAAGGAAGCCCTGCGGATTTTGGACTCCATTACACAAAAGAACAAATCTCCCGAACATTATTTGTTCAAAGCAGAAGTTGCCGCATTTATAAACGACGACATGCTCAGGGTGCAGGCCTTGGACGATTATTACAAAATGGTAGGAAGAAACACCGATTATGGGGATATGTACAATGCCCATAATGTAGATTTTTTATTGAGCATGGACGTGGAACAACGGGCCTATAAATTGGCGCAGGAGGAGGTGAGCATACGGCCCACACCCGATTCTTATGCGTGGTTGGCCTATAGCTTGCTTCATTTGGGAGAAGAGCAAAAGGCCATGGAGGTCATTGACCGTCACGTGATAAATGCCACCTTTGAGCCTGCCATTCTGCAACGTGCAGCAGAAATTTATAAGGCCAACGGCAAAGAGGGAAAGGTCCGGGAACTAAAGAAAAAATTAATGGGGGCAACTTTTGAGCTGGGTCCCATAAAAGAGGCAGAGGTTGCCAGTCTATAA
- a CDS encoding 2TM domain-containing protein, giving the protein MDRSTPLERAKQKVNAIKRFYHHLALFFFLSAVLLASKGGLVEWVKENSANPDKEFLKWVDWNILAIPIIWGAVIVVQGCYTFGFFLDDKRRSTTNN; this is encoded by the coding sequence ATGGACAGAAGCACCCCTTTGGAAAGGGCCAAACAAAAAGTAAACGCCATAAAAAGGTTTTATCACCATTTGGCATTGTTCTTTTTTTTGAGCGCGGTTCTTTTGGCCTCAAAGGGAGGTTTAGTGGAATGGGTCAAGGAAAACAGTGCCAATCCGGATAAGGAATTTTTAAAATGGGTAGATTGGAATATTTTAGCGATTCCCATAATTTGGGGCGCTGTAATCGTTGTCCAGGGATGTTATACATTTGGATTCTTTTTGGATGACAAGAGAAGGTCAACGACCAATAATTGA
- a CDS encoding 2TM domain-containing protein, with the protein MYDKHKAKQNAEKRVKELKGYYRHIIVFIVINGFLYLLKVGALNSFLPDTFPRESYYYDWINANILIWAVILVVHTLILQRHKFTFFKKWEERQIQKYMDEDRGKVDKYK; encoded by the coding sequence ATGTACGACAAACACAAAGCCAAGCAGAACGCCGAAAAGCGGGTCAAAGAGCTCAAAGGGTACTACAGGCATATAATCGTCTTTATTGTTATCAACGGCTTCCTGTACCTTCTTAAGGTAGGCGCATTGAACTCATTTTTGCCGGACACTTTTCCAAGGGAGTCCTATTATTATGATTGGATCAACGCCAATATTTTGATATGGGCAGTCATTTTGGTCGTTCACACCTTAATTCTGCAACGACATAAATTTACCTTCTTTAAAAAATGGGAAGAACGGCAGATACAAAAATATATGGACGAGGATAGGGGCAAGGTAGATAAATACAAATAA
- a CDS encoding mechanosensitive ion channel domain-containing protein, whose translation MFDTMSFKSEILFTIILLAIIIALNSVSKRAIRRFGRTSSIDMNSRKIIFYLSNLMFYLIAFVGISLIWGVNFEDFSVFISSILAILGVGFVAQWSILSNLTASVILFFNHPLRLGDRIRVMDKDFDWTGKVEDISGFYLFMRTDDGKRITIPTNLVIQKGIEILKEEENITENTIADD comes from the coding sequence ATGTTTGACACTATGTCCTTCAAATCCGAGATTTTGTTCACCATAATTCTTTTGGCCATCATAATAGCGTTAAATTCTGTTAGCAAAAGAGCTATTCGGCGCTTTGGCAGAACAAGTTCTATTGACATGAACAGCCGGAAAATTATTTTTTATCTGAGCAATTTGATGTTCTATCTCATAGCCTTTGTTGGTATTTCATTGATATGGGGCGTTAATTTTGAAGATTTTTCAGTTTTTATTTCCTCCATATTGGCCATTTTGGGCGTAGGTTTTGTGGCACAATGGTCCATCCTTTCCAACCTTACCGCAAGCGTTATTCTCTTTTTTAACCATCCCTTGCGTTTAGGGGACAGAATAAGGGTGATGGACAAGGATTTTGATTGGACCGGAAAAGTCGAGGACATCAGCGGATTTTATTTGTTTATGCGCACCGATGACGGAAAAAGAATCACCATTCCGACCAACCTCGTGATCCAGAAGGGCATTGAAATATTGAAAGAAGAGGAGAACATTACCGAAAACACAATTGCCGATGATTAA
- a CDS encoding 2TM domain-containing protein: protein MKNLNEHRYTRAKERLENLKSFYHSLIAYCVVIPVLVYINYRTTDIPWAIFPAVGWGLGLVSLWMTAYGHNPIFGKDWEERKIQEFMNDKEF, encoded by the coding sequence ATGAAAAATTTAAATGAACATCGCTATACCAGAGCAAAGGAAAGATTGGAAAATCTTAAGTCTTTTTACCATAGCCTGATCGCGTATTGTGTGGTAATTCCGGTTTTGGTCTACATCAATTATAGGACCACCGATATTCCTTGGGCCATTTTCCCCGCCGTGGGCTGGGGACTTGGTTTGGTAAGTCTTTGGATGACGGCCTACGGACACAACCCGATTTTTGGAAAGGATTGGGAAGAGCGTAAGATTCAGGAGTTTATGAACGATAAAGAATTTTAA
- a CDS encoding 2TM domain-containing protein, which produces METTDKENKYIRARERVQELKRFYGNLTSYVFVIGGLALLNYYTTGFGYMWFLWAAFGWGIGIVFHAIKTFDLNPFFGKQWEKRKLEEFMREDEQNNKWK; this is translated from the coding sequence ATGGAAACTACAGATAAGGAAAATAAATATATAAGGGCACGCGAGCGTGTACAGGAGCTTAAAAGATTTTACGGGAACCTAACTTCGTATGTGTTTGTAATTGGCGGTTTGGCGCTTCTAAATTATTATACTACGGGATTTGGTTATATGTGGTTCCTGTGGGCCGCTTTTGGTTGGGGAATCGGTATTGTTTTCCATGCCATTAAAACCTTCGACCTTAATCCCTTTTTTGGAAAACAATGGGAAAAGCGCAAACTGGAAGAGTTTATGCGCGAGGATGAACAAAACAATAAATGGAAATAG